The sequence CCGCGCTCGCGCACGCTCTCCAAGGTATCGTGGATATAGCGCTGGATGCCGGGGAAGCGTTCGAAATAGCGGTCGATCATCGCCTGCGCCTCGTCCGCGCCAACGCCCAGACGCCCGGCCAGCCCCCAGCGGCTGATCCCGTAGAGGATGGCGAAATTGATCGTCTTGGCGCGGCCGCGCGTGTCGCGGTCAACCGTGCCAAACATTTCCATCGCGGTGCGCGCGTGGATATCCTCGCCCGCCGCGAAGGCTTCTTTTAGCGCGGGTACATCGGCCATGTGCGCGGCCAGACGCAGTTCGATCTGGCTGTAGTCGGCCGCGAGCAGGACGTTGCCCGGTTCCGCCACGAAAGCATCGCGGATCTGACGGCCGATCTCGGTGCGGATCGGTATGTTCTGCAGGTTGGGATCGTTGGACGACAAGCGCCCGGTCTGCGCGCCGACAAGGCTGTAGCTGGTGTGGACGCGGCCCGTATCGGGGTTGATCGCGGCCTGCAGCGCGTCGGTATAAGTGGACTTGAGCTTCGACAGCTGGCGCCATTCGAGCACCAGCGTGGCGACGTCCGCGCCTTGTGCGGCAAGGCCCTCGAGCACCGACTGGTCGGTGGAATACTGCCCAGTCTTGCCCTTCTTTCCGCCCTTGTAGCCAAGCTTGTCGAACAGGACCTCGCCCAATTGCTTGGGGCTGCCGATGGTGAAGGCCATGCCCGCGGCCTCATGGATCACGCCTTCGAGCCGCGCTATCTGCACCGCAAATTCGGCTGAGAGGCCTGCCAGCCGCTCGCGGTCGACCTTGATGCCGTTCCGTTCCATCATCGCCACCACAGGCACCAGCGGGCGGTCGACGCGCTGGTACACGCGTGTGCCGCCCTCTTCGGCAAGGCGGGGGCTGAACAGGCGGTGCAGGCGCCAGGTGACGTCGGCGTCCTCGGCGGCATAGCGCGTGGCGTCGGCCAGCGGCACTTCGGAGAACGAGATCGCCTTCTTGCCGCTGCCGCACAGGTCCTTGAAGGTCATTGTGGTGTGGCCGAGGTGGCGGTCGGACAATTCGTCCATGCCGTGCCCGGCAATGCCGACCTCGCCGCGTCCGGCATCAAGGCAGAAGCTCATCACCATGGTGTCGTCGATGGGGCTGACGTTCACGCCATGGCGGGCGAGGACATTGAGGTCGTACTTGATGTTCTGGCCCACCTTCAGCACCGCGTCGCTTTCTAGCAGCGGTTTCAGAAGGGCCAGCGCGGTGGCCTTGTCCACCTGCACCGGCTTTTCGGCGAACATGTCGGTGCCGCCATGGCCCAGCGGGATGTAGCAGGCCTGATTCGGCCCGAGCGCGAGGCTCACGCCGACGAGATCGGCGCGCATCGAATCGAGCGCGCTCGTTTCGGTATCGACCGCGACGACGCGGGCTTCGAACGCGCCGGCGATCCACTGCTCAAGCTCACCCACTGATTGCACGCAGGCATAGGCGGAGAGGTCGGGCGCGGGCCATGATGGCAGCGGACGGGCCTCGCCCTCGCTGTAGGCCTCTGCGGCCTTGTTGTCGGGCTTGGCAGGGTTGAGCTGGGTCTTGGGGCCGGGGCTGCCCTGTCCGCCGTCCAGACGGCGCAGCAGGCTGGTGAACCCGTGGACTTCGAGAAAGCTCGCCAGCGGATCGCGCGGGATCTGGCCCAGCTTGAAGTCTTCGAGCGCCACTGGCAGCGGGCAGTCTTCCTTGAGCTGGACGAGCACGCGCGAGAGGCGGGCCATGTCGGCCTGCTCGATCAGGCTGTCGCGCAGCTTGCCGGCTTTCATCGCAGGGGCGGCGGCCAGCACCGATTCGAGATCGCCGTGTTCCTGGATCAGCTTGGTCGCGGTCTTGGGGCCGATTCCGCGAATGCCGGGGACGTTGTCGACCGAATCACCCATCAGTGCGAGCACGTCGCCGACTTTCTCTGGCGGCACGCCGAACTTCTCGACCACTTCGGGAATGTCGATGCGCGCGTTCTTCATCGTGTCGAGCATGTCGATGCAGCCGCCGCCTTCAACGCACTTGCCGACAAGCTGCATCAGGTCCTTGTCGGACGATACGATCGTCACGTCCCAGCCGCGCAAGGCTGCGGCACGGGCGTAGGAGGCGATAATGTCGTCGGCCTCGACCGCCTCTTCCTCGATGCAGGCGAGACTGAAAGCGCGGGTCGCGTCGCGGATCAGCGGGAACTGCGGGACAAGGTCCTCGGGCGCGGGCGGGCGGTTGGCCTTGTACTGATCGTAAAGGTCGTTGCGGAACGATGTGCCCGCCTTGTCGAGAATGACTGCAAGGTGGGTCGGCCCATCGGCCTTGTGCAGGTCCTCGGCGAGCTTCCACAACATCGTGGTGTAACCATAGACCGCTCCGACGGGCACACCTTGCGGGTTCGTCAGGGGGGGCAGGCGGTGGTAGGCACGGAAGATGTAAGCCGAGCCATCGACCAGATAGAGATGCTGTTTTTCGTCCATCGGGGGGTGTTAGCAGGGCCTGATGGCCGCGTCATCGGGCTTGCGCGGCACTTTTATTGCAACAATTCGGCGCGTCCAAAGAACGCTTGAACGCCCGCAAATCAGGCAAAAAAAAGGCATTCCGGCCCGTGCGATAGGTCGGCCTGCACAAGATGCATTCGTCTTCTGCTTGCAAGGCGATGAATTGCCGATTAATTGGGTCGGGAAGTCTACCGGCTGAGTAGGCTTTGCGGCGGGCTGCTTGCCCACCGCGGTTCACTTCAATCCAGGGATTGTAACGCATGCGCAAGCTCATCCTCGCCGCTGTCGCCGGCACCGCCTTTGCTCTCGCTGGCTGCTCGGAAAAGCCGGCTGAAGAAGCCACCGAAGCTGCTATGGAAGCCACTGAAGCTGCTGCTGACGCCTCGGGCGCCGCTGCTGACGCTTCGGGCGCCGCTTCGGAAGCTGCTGCAGACGCTTCGGCTGCTGCTATGTAATTTCTGCCTTTCAGGCAGATTACATGAGATAGAAGGGGCGTGGTCTTCGGGCTGCGCCCCTTTCTCTTTTTCGGACGATGTCCAAGAGCAGGCTGGGTTCGAGAACTGGCTGGTCTCAGGACGTGTTGGTGTGCCTGTGCGCCAATGGTGCAAATGTCGGTATAACCCACGCCAAACGCCGCGCAGCATGGCTACGCGGCGTAACGCTCAAAACTTCGGTGTCAGCGGCGGACGAGGTCCTGAGTGCTCTTCACGAGCGGCACGCTGTAGCCATCGTAGATCGTGCGCATCATGCGTGCGATCAGGCGTGCGTGCGAAGCATGTCCTTCCGGACCTGTCACGAAAAATGCAACCGCAAGATGGCGGCCATCGGGCAGCCGCACAATCCCGACATCGTCGGTAACGCCTGCCAGCGTGCCGGTCTTGTGTGCGACCAACGTGCCCTCGGGCAGGCCAGCGCGGATGCGCGTCTTGCCGGTGCTGGTGCGGGTCATCGTATCGAGCAGCACCGCGCGGCTTTCAGGGCTGAGCACGTTCCCGCGATCGATTGAGGCCAGCAGCGCGACCATCGCACGCGGCGTGCTGGATGTGCGCACGTCGATAACGCGGGCGGGATCGACCTTGCCGTCATCGCGGACCAGCGTTGCCATCGTGTGATCGAGCCGCTGGCCGCTGATGCCGTTGCGCGAAAGCCAGTTGTTGACATGCTCGAACCCGCCAACGGCGCGGATCAACCCGTCGGTCGCCTCGTTATGGCTGCGGGTGATCATCAATTCCATCAGGCTCTGTGCGGTCATCACTTCGCCAGCCCGCAGTGGCGCTTCGGCGCTGCGGGTGCCGGTTTCGCGCACCGGAATCATCATCGGGAACTGCTGATCGAGCCGGTATGTGCCCTTTTCAACCTGTTCAAGGAACGTGGCCGCCACCGCGACCTTGGCCGTGCTTGCCATCGGGAAGGGCATGTCACCGTTGACGAAGATCTGCCCGCCACCATCGAGATCCATCGCGGCCACGCCGATCCGGCCCGCGCTTTCGGCGGCAATGGCTGCTACCTGCTGCTGGATGATCTGGTCGCGCTGGTCCTGCACCGAAATCTGGGCGCGGCTCTGGACGGCGGGAACGGTGGCAACGAGTGCCGGTGCCGCCGTCAAAAGTGCGGCGATCATCCTTGCGGTGCGAAACTTCATGCCCACTGATTACCCCGAACCCGGTTTATGTGTCTTTAACAAAAGTAACGCATTGCGATTCCGGTGAAAAGTGCGGCTCGCAACGCTCTGGCGCGCGTTCGGTCCGGTTTGGCGAATGTTTGGGAACCCACTTCACGCCAGAACGATGATTTGTCCCCCGCGCATCAGTGGTGAGATCATTCGAACAGAAGATCAAACCAGCTCTGCTTGCGGGGCATGACGGTTTCGAACAGGCTTTCGGTCAAAGCCCGAACATCGATTCGCTTCCCGCATGCTGGCTGGTAGGACGGTTTGGCCACGCCATAGACCAGCGCAGTGCCGTCCGAACTCCAGGTGCCGTCGAAGAACAGGGACTGTTCCTTGCGGCGGCGGTGCAGCAGCGAGGCTGGGCGCGCCCAACCCAGCATCCCCTTGCGCGCGCCTGCCACATCACCCGCCACGAAACGGCCGATCCAATTGGCCCGCGCGATTGCGCCAGTGTTCCAGTGGAACGACAGCGCCGCGCCCAGCTCGGCCTCGGTAGGGTCATGTGGCCCGAATGCTGCCAGCACAGGCGGCAGGTACTTCTCGCGCAGAAGCCAAAGGTATACGCCGATGCAGTGTTCGAGCGGTTGGGACTTGTCCTTGTACCGCGGGAAAACCTTGTGGCCCGAGGCATTGGTCACGCCGACGCTCCAGGTCCATACGCCGACGCTGTCCCTGTAAGCCTCGGTCACGATGCCTTCGTGGGCGATCAGTTCAAGGGCAATCCGGGGGGTAATCTCGCGCATCGCTTCGCTCCGCCAAAGCTTGAGTGGTGGCGGATCGGCGGTTCGGTAGGAAAGCGGAGATGAAACCCATCACGAAAACGGCCCGCCTCCGATCGGAAGCAGGCCGTCAATTTCAGCAATGTGCGTCTGATCAGGCGAGAGCGGCCTTGAGATCGTCCACGAGGTCGACGCGCTCCCACGGGAAGAAATCACCGGTCGGCTTGCGGCCGAAGTGGCCATAGGCGGCGGTTGGCTGGTAGATCGGCTTGTTGAGGCCGAGGTGGGTGCGGATCGCTCGCGGGGTCAGCCCGCCAAGCTTGGCAATGCCCTTGATGGCCAATTCGATCCTGTCGTCGCCGATGGTGCCGGTGTCGTGCGTATCGACATAGAGCGACAGCGGCTCGGACACCCCGATGGCATAGGCGATCTGAATGGTGCAGCGCGTGGCCAGACCTGCCGCCACGACGTTCTTGGCGAGGTAGCGGGTGATGTAGGCCGCTGAACGGTCAACCTTGGTGGGGTCCTTGCCCGAGAACGCGCCGCCCCCGTGCGGCGCCGCCCCGCCGTAAGTGTCGACGATGATCTTGCGCCCGGTCAGGCCTGCATCGCCATCGGGGCCGCCGATCTCGAACGAGCCCGTCGGGTTGATGTAGTAGGTGGTATCGCGCAGCAGAACCGGCGGGATGACGTCGGCGATCACGCGCTTCACATAGGCGTGGAGTTCGGCTTCCTTCGCGCCTTCGTCATAGCCCGGCGCGTGCTGGGTGGAGACGACGACGGCAGTCGCGGCGACGGGTAGCGAACCTTCGTAGCGCAAGGTCACCTGGCTCTTGGCGTCAGGCTCGAGGAAAGGGGCCACGCCCGAGTGGCGGTCAGCGGCCATGCGCTCGAGGATCTTGTGGCTGTAGTAGAGCGTGGCCGGCATCAGGTCGGGCGTCTCGTCGGTCGCGTAACCGAACATTATGCCCTGATCGCCTGCGCCTTCGTCCTTGTTGTCGCCTGCATCGACGCCTTGCGCGATGTGGGCCGACTGGCCGTGAAGGCGGTTGATGAATTCGAGCTTCTCGTGGTGGAAGCCGTCCTGTTCATAGCCGATGCGCTTGACCGTAGCACGCACCGCTTGTTCGATCTCTTCCTGCGCGCCCGGCGCCCATGCGCCATTTTCATAGACGCCCTTGCAGCGGATTTCCCCTGCAAGAACAACAAGCTGGGTTGTGGTCAGCGTCTCGCATGCGATTCGCGCTTCAGCATCTTTCGACAGGAAAAGATCGACGATCGCGTCGCTGATCTGGTCGGAAACCTTGTCGGGATGGCCTTCGGAAACGCTTTCGGACGTGAACAGGTAATCGGTACGCATTGGCGATCCTATCTGGAGGGTCAGGCCTATATAAAGAAACCTTTATGTTGCCCCGCGTTTAGCGTCTCCGCGCTGCGGTGGCAACAAGCGCAATCAAAAGAAGAACTGTCGCCCAGACAAGCGCAAGCGCATTGCCGGTCTGCGCGAACAGCGTTGGGGCGTGGGGCGGCGGCACCTTTCCGTCGATCCGTCCGGCACGATGAAGTGGCAGGAACTGGCGCACTGCCCCATCTGCATCGACCACCGCGCTGATCCCGGTGGTCGTGGCGCGCAGTACGGGCAGGCCTTCTTCGATCGCACGCATGCGGGCTTGCGCCAGATGCTGCGGTGGACCCCAGGCGCCGAACCAGCCGTCGTTCGTCGGGTTGAAGATGTAGTCCGGGCGGTGGGCGCGGTCGGCCACTTGCCCTGAGAAGACGATCTCGTAGCAGATCTGGAATCCGGCTTTGCCATAAGGGCCGAAATCGATTGTCCGCGCGCCGGGTCCGGCAAGGAAGTCGATGCTTCCGGCAACAAGCCGCGACAGGCCGAGCGGTTCGAGCAGCGCGCGCATCGGCAGGTATTCGCCATAGGGCACGAGATGGGCCTTGGCATAGGAGCCGCGGATGGCCCCTGTGCTGTCGATGGCGGTGACCACGTTGTAGGCGCCTGCGACTTTCGGCCCATGCATGGCGAGGTCGGTCGTACCCGTCAGCAGCAGTGCGCCCGGCCCGGCGACCCTGCCGATGCGTTCGCGCGCCAGGACGGGATCCGCGGCGAAGGTCGTCTCCTCGTACCAGAAACTGGGGTAGCCGGGGCGCAGGAAATCGGGGACGCCGCTTTCCGGCCAGAGCACAAGCCGCCGCTCACCCGGATTGCGCGCCAGCGACAGCGCGGCGGTTTTGCGGAACTGGTTCTCGTAGTTGGCGGGGTCGTTGAGCAGTTCCTGCCGCACATCGGGCTGGACCAGCGTGAATGGCACCGTGCCTTCGCGGCGCTCACCATGAAGCGGCAGGACGAACAGGATCGCGGGGCCGAGCGCATAGGCTGCGGCCGCCCGGAACTGGCGCTTGTTCCATGCGCGCAGCGCGAACAGCCAGTATCCGCCGAGAAGGATCACGAGGCCCGACAATGCATATGTGCCGGTCCATTGCGCGACCAATGCAAGGCCGGGGCGGTCGAACCCGCCCAGTGTGACCATTGCAAGCGGATTCCAGGCAAAGCCGGTGAAGACCCACGACCGCAGCCACTCGGCAACGATCCAGCACGCCGCGAAAGATGGCAGCAGCGCGGCGCGGCGGGTGCGGGTAAGCCACCATCCTGCGAGCACAGCCAGCGCGGGATAGACGGCGAGGTAGACCGCGAGCGCGACAACCGCGATCCAGCCGAGCCAGACCGGCATTTCAGCCTGATAGGTGAAGGCCGTGGCGATCCAGCCGTTGCCGACGGTGAACATGCCCAGACCGAACAGCCAGCCGCTCAGCAGCGCCTGCCGCCATGTCTTCGTTACGTCGATGCGGTGAAGAAGGTACGCCAGCGCAGCCAGCGTCAATGGCCAGAGGCCCAGCGGCTGGAAGCCGGTGGCGGCCAGGCCACCTGCAGCGATGGTGTAGAGGTGCGGGCGGGGGATCGGGCGTAGTCGCAGCATGCCCGCCTGCTATGGGGTGTGCCGGGGCCGACCGCAAGCGGCCAGCCCCTTATGGCACATCAGCCCTCGTATCAGCCTTCGGCGGGCTCACTTGCTTCGGGCAGCGGGTTCTTGCGCGGACGGCCACGCTTCTTGGGTGCGGGCGCGCCCTCTTCTGCGGCAGGCGCGGCTACCGGAGTTGCAACTGGCGCCGGTTCAGGCTCGCTGCGCACATTGATCGCGGGAGGCAGGCTGGAAGGATCGAAGATCGCAGGTGCGTCGTCGTGGCTTGCATCGCGGCGCGGACGGCGCTCGGTGCGGGGACGAAGGCCGCGCGATCCGCGGTTTTCGCGCACGAACGGATTGTCGCCAGCATCGACGATGGGTTCGCCCTCGATGGCGGGGAGGCCTTCTCCGGGCACGATTTCCGCTGCAGGGGCAACGCTTTCTGCATCACGGTCGCGATTGCGGTCGAAACGGCGGGGCCGATCTTCGCGGGGACGGTCGTCACGAGGACGGTCTTCACGGGGCCGATCATCGCGCTGGCGATCCTGGCGCGGACGATCTTCGCGGTCTTCACGTGGCCTGTCATCACGGGGCCGGTCATCGCGCTGGCGATCCTGACGCGGACGGTCCTCACGGTCATCACGGGCACGCTCTTCGCGCGGTTCGCGTTCCTGACGCGATGGCGCGCGGTCGAATGCGGGGAAATCGCCTTCGACGCTGAAATCGTTGCTGTCGTCCTCGCCTTCCTGTTCCTGATAACGCTCGCCGTTCGGGCGGGTGCGCTGATCTTCGAGGCGGACGCGGCTGTCGGCGATCACGCGGAAGTAGTGGTCGGCAAACTGCAGGTAGTATTCGGCCTGCACGCGGTCGCCATTGAGGTGGGCGTCCTGCGCGAGCTTGCGATACTTCTCCAGCATCTGGGGCGCATTACCCCGGGCGCGGCTGTCGATCCGGTTGAGCTGCTGTCCACCATTTTGCGGGCGACCGTTATTGCTGCGCCCGCGACGGCGGTTGTTACCACGATTGTTGTTATTCAACTCAGGCACTTCCTTGTTTGGGGGCGGCCCAACTGGAATGCAGGCCCATCTGGCATCAGGAATGCAGGTTCGACCCGTATGCCGTGCTGCCCGTAAGCCGCGCCATCTCCGCCACCGGCTCTCCCCACGCTTGCGGGTGGGCGAATCGGGGTTCCCAGCATCTGCTCTCGTCCCGGCCCCTTTGGCCGTTCATCCCTGCAAATGGTGGGGTTGGCATGGACGGGAAGCCTTCATCCGTTCCTTGCCTGCGATCATGATTAGTCGCCAGTCCCGGCCTTGCCAAGAGGAATATTGCGCCTTTTTGCCATTTCCACAGCGCGGGGGCGTGAACCGAGATCGCGGTGGAGCCTTGCTGTCATCCCGGCGGCTTCGACCAGAGCCATTACGGCGGGACCTTGCGTCCAGCCGATCTCGACCATGGCGATGCCATCGGGGGAGAGAAGGCCGGGCAATTGTGGGACCAGCAGGCGGTAGTCGTCCATGCCATCGGCGCCTGCAAACAGCGCGCCAGCCGGTTCATGCGCGCGCACCGAGGGGCTGAGTTCAGCCGCCAACTCGACATAGGGCGGGTTGGCGAGGATGAGGTCGAACGTGCCAAGGCCCTCGCTCCATCCGTCCTTCGTCCAGTCGGCTGGGACGAACCGCGCGGATGGCGCATGGTGCGCGCCGTTGGCCGAAGCGATGGCCAACGCTTCGACAGACCTGTCGATGCCGATGCTTTCCGCGTCCGGCCAGATCGACAGCGCGGCCAGCAACAGGGCGCCCGAGCCGGTGCCGAGATCGAGAATGCGGCGCGGTGTATGGTCCATGAAAGCCTCGCGCGCTGCCTCGATCAGCGTCTCGCTGTCACTGCGCGGTATCAGCACGGCGGGGCTGACGATCAGGTCGAGGCCGTAGAACTCCTGTG is a genomic window of Novosphingobium sp. MMS21-SN21R containing:
- the polA gene encoding DNA polymerase I encodes the protein MDEKQHLYLVDGSAYIFRAYHRLPPLTNPQGVPVGAVYGYTTMLWKLAEDLHKADGPTHLAVILDKAGTSFRNDLYDQYKANRPPAPEDLVPQFPLIRDATRAFSLACIEEEAVEADDIIASYARAAALRGWDVTIVSSDKDLMQLVGKCVEGGGCIDMLDTMKNARIDIPEVVEKFGVPPEKVGDVLALMGDSVDNVPGIRGIGPKTATKLIQEHGDLESVLAAAPAMKAGKLRDSLIEQADMARLSRVLVQLKEDCPLPVALEDFKLGQIPRDPLASFLEVHGFTSLLRRLDGGQGSPGPKTQLNPAKPDNKAAEAYSEGEARPLPSWPAPDLSAYACVQSVGELEQWIAGAFEARVVAVDTETSALDSMRADLVGVSLALGPNQACYIPLGHGGTDMFAEKPVQVDKATALALLKPLLESDAVLKVGQNIKYDLNVLARHGVNVSPIDDTMVMSFCLDAGRGEVGIAGHGMDELSDRHLGHTTMTFKDLCGSGKKAISFSEVPLADATRYAAEDADVTWRLHRLFSPRLAEEGGTRVYQRVDRPLVPVVAMMERNGIKVDRERLAGLSAEFAVQIARLEGVIHEAAGMAFTIGSPKQLGEVLFDKLGYKGGKKGKTGQYSTDQSVLEGLAAQGADVATLVLEWRQLSKLKSTYTDALQAAINPDTGRVHTSYSLVGAQTGRLSSNDPNLQNIPIRTEIGRQIRDAFVAEPGNVLLAADYSQIELRLAAHMADVPALKEAFAAGEDIHARTAMEMFGTVDRDTRGRAKTINFAILYGISRWGLAGRLGVGADEAQAMIDRYFERFPGIQRYIHDTLESVRERGYSETLYGRKTWFPRIGSKNQAERQGSERAAINAPIQGTSADIIKRAMARMMPALAEAGLPHVKMLLQVHDELVFELPEGDVAAARPVIERVMATAAEPSVVLTVPLGVEIGTGLSWGAAH
- a CDS encoding serine hydrolase, with translation MKFRTARMIAALLTAAPALVATVPAVQSRAQISVQDQRDQIIQQQVAAIAAESAGRIGVAAMDLDGGGQIFVNGDMPFPMASTAKVAVAATFLEQVEKGTYRLDQQFPMMIPVRETGTRSAEAPLRAGEVMTAQSLMELMITRSHNEATDGLIRAVGGFEHVNNWLSRNGISGQRLDHTMATLVRDDGKVDPARVIDVRTSSTPRAMVALLASIDRGNVLSPESRAVLLDTMTRTSTGKTRIRAGLPEGTLVAHKTGTLAGVTDDVGIVRLPDGRHLAVAFFVTGPEGHASHARLIARMMRTIYDGYSVPLVKSTQDLVRR
- a CDS encoding glycoside hydrolase family protein, producing the protein MREITPRIALELIAHEGIVTEAYRDSVGVWTWSVGVTNASGHKVFPRYKDKSQPLEHCIGVYLWLLREKYLPPVLAAFGPHDPTEAELGAALSFHWNTGAIARANWIGRFVAGDVAGARKGMLGWARPASLLHRRRKEQSLFFDGTWSSDGTALVYGVAKPSYQPACGKRIDVRALTESLFETVMPRKQSWFDLLFE
- the metK gene encoding methionine adenosyltransferase encodes the protein MRTDYLFTSESVSEGHPDKVSDQISDAIVDLFLSKDAEARIACETLTTTQLVVLAGEIRCKGVYENGAWAPGAQEEIEQAVRATVKRIGYEQDGFHHEKLEFINRLHGQSAHIAQGVDAGDNKDEGAGDQGIMFGYATDETPDLMPATLYYSHKILERMAADRHSGVAPFLEPDAKSQVTLRYEGSLPVAATAVVVSTQHAPGYDEGAKEAELHAYVKRVIADVIPPVLLRDTTYYINPTGSFEIGGPDGDAGLTGRKIIVDTYGGAAPHGGGAFSGKDPTKVDRSAAYITRYLAKNVVAAGLATRCTIQIAYAIGVSEPLSLYVDTHDTGTIGDDRIELAIKGIAKLGGLTPRAIRTHLGLNKPIYQPTAAYGHFGRKPTGDFFPWERVDLVDDLKAALA
- the lnt gene encoding apolipoprotein N-acyltransferase translates to MLRLRPIPRPHLYTIAAGGLAATGFQPLGLWPLTLAALAYLLHRIDVTKTWRQALLSGWLFGLGMFTVGNGWIATAFTYQAEMPVWLGWIAVVALAVYLAVYPALAVLAGWWLTRTRRAALLPSFAACWIVAEWLRSWVFTGFAWNPLAMVTLGGFDRPGLALVAQWTGTYALSGLVILLGGYWLFALRAWNKRQFRAAAAYALGPAILFVLPLHGERREGTVPFTLVQPDVRQELLNDPANYENQFRKTAALSLARNPGERRLVLWPESGVPDFLRPGYPSFWYEETTFAADPVLARERIGRVAGPGALLLTGTTDLAMHGPKVAGAYNVVTAIDSTGAIRGSYAKAHLVPYGEYLPMRALLEPLGLSRLVAGSIDFLAGPGARTIDFGPYGKAGFQICYEIVFSGQVADRAHRPDYIFNPTNDGWFGAWGPPQHLAQARMRAIEEGLPVLRATTTGISAVVDADGAVRQFLPLHRAGRIDGKVPPPHAPTLFAQTGNALALVWATVLLLIALVATAARRR
- a CDS encoding DUF4167 domain-containing protein, which encodes MNNNNRGNNRRRGRSNNGRPQNGGQQLNRIDSRARGNAPQMLEKYRKLAQDAHLNGDRVQAEYYLQFADHYFRVIADSRVRLEDQRTRPNGERYQEQEGEDDSNDFSVEGDFPAFDRAPSRQEREPREERARDDREDRPRQDRQRDDRPRDDRPREDREDRPRQDRQRDDRPREDRPRDDRPREDRPRRFDRNRDRDAESVAPAAEIVPGEGLPAIEGEPIVDAGDNPFVRENRGSRGLRPRTERRPRRDASHDDAPAIFDPSSLPPAINVRSEPEPAPVATPVAAPAAEEGAPAPKKRGRPRKNPLPEASEPAEG
- the prmC gene encoding peptide chain release factor N(5)-glutamine methyltransferase: MTVAEAIRKAATRLAQTSDTARLDAEVLMAHALGCSRSDVLLRHMQADVPGTFDALVERRLAHEPVAYITGTQEFYGLDLIVSPAVLIPRSDSETLIEAAREAFMDHTPRRILDLGTGSGALLLAALSIWPDAESIGIDRSVEALAIASANGAHHAPSARFVPADWTKDGWSEGLGTFDLILANPPYVELAAELSPSVRAHEPAGALFAGADGMDDYRLLVPQLPGLLSPDGIAMVEIGWTQGPAVMALVEAAGMTARLHRDLGSRPRAVEMAKRRNIPLGKAGTGD